One Oncorhynchus clarkii lewisi isolate Uvic-CL-2024 chromosome 28, UVic_Ocla_1.0, whole genome shotgun sequence genomic region harbors:
- the LOC139387416 gene encoding mitochondrial import inner membrane translocase subunit TIM44-like yields the protein MAASVCRCYELVGRRLLLLSSRAVVSSFNRGDAYRICGSPAVPVQVRYASEQPSRKGFFGEFVENLRQEFGKDKEMKENIKKFREEAKRLEESDALQQARRKFKTIESETVKTSEVFKKTFGTLSETVKEGLEEVTRTDLGKKIKEGVEEAAKTARHSVESVSKGGEKLGVTSAFRAISQGMESVKREIDVVDDGTYRAPSQLRKRREFSSKGGESDNRVFEANEEDMGVVLHKDSKWYTQWKDFKDNNMVFNRFFEMKMKYDESDNALVRASRAVTDRVTDLLGGLFSTTEMSQVLTEILKADPSFDKDSFLKQCEKDIIPNILEAMIRGELEMLKDWCYEATYSQLAHPIQQARALGLMFHSKVLDIDNVDLAMGKLMDQGPVLIITFQAQVVMVIRSPKGDLVEGDPEKVLRMMYVWALCRDQEELNPDAAWRLLDMSASSTEQAL from the exons ATGGCAGCCTCCGTGTGTCGGTGCTATGAG CTGGTCGGAAGACGTCTTCTACTCCTGTCATCCCGTGCTGTGGTCTCCTCATTCAATAGAGGAGATGCCTACAGGATATGTGGGTCTCCGGCTGTCCCTGTGCAG GTGCGGTATGCATCAGAACAACCTAGTCGTAAAGGCTTTTTCGGGGAGTTTGTGGAGAACCTGAGGCAGGAGTTTGGTAAGGACAAGGAGATGAAGGAGAACATCAAGAAGTTCAGAGAGGAGGCCAAGAGGCTAGAGGAGTCGGATGCCCTGCAACAGGCTCGGAGGAAATTT AAAACCATTGAGTCTGAAACCGTTAAGACCTCTGAGGTGTTCAAGAAGACCTTTGGGACTCTGTCTGAAACTGTGAAGGAG GGCCTTGAGGAGGTGACTCGTACAGACCTGGGGAAGAAAATcaaggagggggtggaggaggcaGCCAAGACTGCCAGGCACTCGGTTGAGTCTGTGTCCAAGGGGGGAGAGAAGCTGGGAGTGACCAGCGCCTTCAGGGCCATCTCACAG GGGATGGAATCAGTGAAGAGAGAGATTGATGTGGTGGACGATGGTACTTACAGGGCTCCTTCTCAACTCAGGAAGAGGAGGGAATTCTCCTCCAAGGGAGGGGAGAGCGACAACCGAGTGTTTGAGGCCAACGA AGAGGACATGGGTGTTGTGCTGCACAAGGATTCTAAGTGGTACACACAGTGGAAGGACTttaaagacaacaacatggttTTCAACA GGTTCTTTGAGATGAAAATGAAGTATGACGAGAGTGACAACGCCCTTGTCAGAGCATCTCGAGCCGTGACCGACAGAGTCACCGATCTActag GTGGTCTCTTCTCTACCACGGAGATGTCTCAGGTGCTGACGGAGATCTTAAAGGCAGATCCCAGCTTCGATAAGGACTCCTTTCTCAAACAGTGTGAGAAGGACATCATCCCCAACATCCTAGAG GCTATGATCCGCGGGGAGCTCGAGATGCTGAAAGACTGGTGCTATGAAGCC acATACAGTCAGCTGGCCCACCCCATCCAGCAGGCCAGGGCCCTGGGTCTAATGTTCCATTCCAAGGTCCTAGATATTGACAACGTAGAT ttGGCGATGGGGAAGCTCATGGATCAAGGCCCCGTGTTGATCATCACCTTCCAGGCCCAGGTGGTCATGGTGATTCGTAGTCCCAAGGGAGACCTGGTGGAAGGAGATCCG gAGAAGGTGTTGAGGATGATGTACGTGTGGGCTCTGTGTCGGGACCAGGAGGAGCTCAACCCCGACGCGGCATGGAGACTACTGGACATGTCTGCCTCCAGCACCGAGCAGGCTCTTTGA
- the LOC139386690 gene encoding ras-related protein Rab-11B-like, which produces MGNRDDEYDFLFKVVLIGDSGVGKSNLLSRFTRNEFNLESKSTIGVEFATRSIQVDGKTIKAQIWDTAGQERYRAITSAYYRGAVGALLVYDIAKHLTYENVERWLKELRDHADNNIVIMLAGNKSDLRHLRAVPTDEARAFAEKNTLSFIETSALDSTNVEEAFKNNLTEIYRIVSQKQIAERSAHDESPGNNVVDISVPPTTDQKGNKLQCCQNL; this is translated from the exons ATGGGGAACAGAGACGATGAATACGACTTCTTGTTCAAAG TCGTGTTAATTGGGGACTCGGGTGTCGGAAAGAGTAATTTGCTCTCTCGGTTCACACGGAATGAGTTCAACCTTGAGAGTAAGAGCACCATCGGAGTGGAGTTTGCCACCCGCAGCATCCAGGTGGATGGGAAGACGATAAAGGCCCAGATATGGGACACGGCTGGACAGGAACGTTACAGAGCCATCACCTCCGC CTATTACAGAGGGGCAGTGGGTGCTCTCCTAGTGTATGACATCGCCAAGCACTTGACCTATGAAAACGTGGAGCGCTGGTTGAAGGAACTGAGGGATCATGCCGACAACAACATCGTCATCATGCTGGCGGGCAACAAGAGCGACCTGCGCCATCTCAGGGCCGTGCCCACGGATGAGGCCCGGGCTTTTGCAG AGAAGAACACTCTATCCTTTATTGAAACTTCAGCCTTGGATTCAACAAATGTAGAAGAAGCTTTCAAGAACAACCTTACAG AAATCTATCGCATCGTATCGCAGAAGCAGATCGCTGAGCGGTCTGCCCATGACGAGTCCCCTGGAAACAATGTGGTGGACATAAGTGTTCCACCCACCACAGACCAGAAAGGGAACAAACTGCAGTGCTGCCAGAATCTGTAA